One genomic segment of Nonomuraea coxensis DSM 45129 includes these proteins:
- a CDS encoding lipopolysaccharide biosynthesis protein yields MTPARTATSAPARVARLLAAQGRPVGPALVNAFASGISAATTLAVAWGLGAAAFGRFTVVLSIGLIVVVPMVMGLHFVMYQELPRAEPADRPALVTTALLSTLVLGIVLCVAGLTAAPVLTAVFGVDVPTLCFGLALALSLTAAYLTESFLRGLGRYALTAGLKLVVAVAYLGTSAYCLLVPGIGDAYLYLTCLIASNVLFAVAATAGFRVVPRLWSAALARTLYRHGAYLTALTALTTVLFGVDVIFLNHWAAQADVGVYSIYNNFPKRLLGVLFTDGVGLVLLPTLATMHKPTALRRIGRLSPAVFAVTALVSFAASAVFFLLLRADYPYSPGLMALSAVGIGVHTVFNLYSLALLMDGVRGARALIVAQVAGAPLVLGCQAALIAWQGLAGGLWAFALSNLVLVALIVAVCRLTYSRAETVDACPAPETSP; encoded by the coding sequence GTGACCCCGGCGCGGACGGCGACCAGCGCGCCCGCGCGGGTCGCCAGGCTCCTCGCCGCCCAGGGCCGGCCGGTGGGACCGGCTCTGGTGAACGCCTTCGCCAGCGGGATCTCGGCGGCGACCACACTGGCCGTGGCCTGGGGGCTCGGCGCCGCCGCCTTCGGCCGGTTCACGGTGGTCCTGTCGATCGGGTTGATCGTGGTCGTCCCCATGGTGATGGGCCTGCACTTCGTGATGTACCAGGAACTGCCGCGGGCCGAGCCCGCCGACCGCCCCGCCCTCGTGACCACGGCTCTGCTCTCCACGCTGGTGCTGGGGATCGTCCTGTGCGTCGCGGGGCTGACGGCCGCTCCCGTCCTGACCGCCGTGTTCGGCGTCGACGTCCCCACGCTCTGCTTCGGGCTCGCCCTGGCGCTGTCCCTGACGGCCGCGTACCTGACCGAGAGCTTCCTGCGCGGGCTCGGAAGGTACGCGCTCACCGCCGGCCTGAAGCTCGTCGTGGCCGTCGCCTACCTCGGCACGTCGGCGTACTGCCTGCTCGTCCCCGGAATCGGGGACGCCTACCTCTACCTCACCTGCCTCATCGCGTCGAACGTGCTCTTCGCCGTCGCCGCCACGGCGGGTTTCCGGGTCGTGCCGCGCCTCTGGTCGGCGGCGCTGGCGCGCACGCTGTACCGTCACGGCGCCTATCTGACCGCACTCACCGCCCTCACCACCGTGCTGTTCGGCGTCGACGTGATCTTCCTGAACCACTGGGCGGCCCAGGCGGACGTCGGCGTCTACTCGATCTACAACAACTTCCCCAAGCGGCTGCTGGGGGTGCTGTTCACCGACGGCGTCGGCCTGGTGCTGCTCCCCACGCTGGCGACCATGCACAAGCCGACGGCCTTGCGGCGCATCGGCCGCCTGTCCCCGGCCGTCTTCGCCGTGACCGCGCTCGTCTCGTTCGCGGCCAGCGCGGTGTTCTTCCTGCTGCTGCGTGCCGACTACCCCTACTCGCCGGGGCTGATGGCGCTCTCGGCCGTGGGGATCGGCGTCCACACCGTCTTCAATCTGTACTCGCTCGCTCTGCTCATGGACGGGGTGCGAGGGGCCAGGGCCCTCATCGTCGCCCAGGTCGCGGGCGCTCCCCTCGTGCTCGGCTGCCAGGCGGCGCTCATCGCCTGGCAGGGCCTGGCCGGCGGGCTGTGGGCGTTCGCGCTGTCCAACCTCGTCCTGGTCGCCCTCATCGTCGCCGTCTGCCGGCTGACGTACAGCCGGGCGGAGACCGTGGACGCCTGCCCCGCCCCGGAGACGTCACCATGA
- a CDS encoding glycosyltransferase family 4 protein, translating into MTAPLGESGIPIEVLGAAGRRRTPRTERSGDLTLHRLTSAGLGLVGNPRLPRPLRLLGRTAGLLVFNLRAAARILRSEAGRSGPGRAGAVVAVHDWMSCPAGILCRVLGRLPVVFHVHTRELNAAPGRRRPRHALVLDALETAQARLARLIVVPSAAMRDELTARGWPADRVRVVPHGFEDPELLRLAALPEEERDRIRSEVRRRYLPGGEGRLVVFAGRLSSHKGVHTLVRAVPRLVEEHAGTRVVLVGAELPQTDDAAVLARVIEETGTAAHVVAGNRFLPSTEVFAHFLAADVCVFPSVYEPFGLVAVEAMALARPVVVGPGYSPEVVGDGALRCGHDDPDELAALLLGCLGDPQGSDRLARRGAAYVREHYSWARTAERTLAAYGEATR; encoded by the coding sequence ATGACGGCCCCTCTCGGCGAATCCGGAATCCCCATCGAGGTGCTGGGGGCCGCCGGGCGGCGCCGGACCCCCCGGACGGAACGCTCCGGCGACCTCACGCTGCACAGGCTGACCTCGGCCGGCCTGGGCCTCGTCGGGAATCCCCGTCTTCCTCGGCCCCTGCGGCTGCTGGGCAGGACGGCCGGGCTGCTCGTGTTCAACCTGCGCGCCGCCGCACGCATCCTGCGCTCCGAGGCGGGCCGCTCCGGGCCAGGACGAGCCGGAGCGGTCGTCGCGGTGCACGACTGGATGAGCTGCCCGGCCGGGATCCTGTGCCGGGTGCTCGGCCGCCTGCCGGTCGTGTTCCACGTGCACACCCGCGAACTCAACGCGGCTCCGGGACGGCGTCGCCCCCGGCACGCCCTCGTCCTCGACGCGCTGGAGACGGCCCAGGCCCGGCTGGCGCGCCTCATCGTGGTGCCGAGCGCCGCGATGCGCGACGAGCTGACGGCCAGGGGCTGGCCGGCCGACCGGGTGCGCGTCGTGCCGCACGGTTTCGAGGATCCCGAGCTCCTGCGGCTGGCGGCCCTGCCCGAGGAGGAGCGCGACCGGATCCGCTCGGAGGTCCGGCGCCGCTACCTGCCCGGCGGCGAGGGCCGGCTCGTCGTCTTCGCCGGCCGCCTGTCGTCCCACAAGGGCGTCCACACCCTGGTACGTGCCGTACCCCGGCTCGTCGAGGAGCACGCCGGCACCCGGGTCGTGCTCGTCGGCGCCGAGCTCCCGCAGACCGACGACGCCGCCGTGCTGGCCCGGGTGATCGAGGAGACCGGCACCGCCGCCCACGTGGTCGCGGGGAACCGGTTCCTGCCGTCCACCGAGGTGTTCGCGCACTTCCTCGCCGCCGACGTGTGCGTCTTCCCCTCCGTGTACGAGCCGTTCGGCCTGGTCGCCGTCGAGGCCATGGCACTGGCCCGGCCTGTCGTCGTCGGTCCCGGCTACTCGCCGGAGGTCGTCGGCGACGGGGCGCTGCGCTGCGGCCACGACGATCCGGACGAGCTGGCCGCGCTCCTGCTGGGCTGCCTCGGCGACCCACAGGGCTCGGACCGGCTCGCCCGGCGCGGCGCGGCGTACGTGCGGGAGCACTACAGCTGGGCCCGGACGGCCGAGCGCACCCTGGCGGCGTACGGCGAGGCGACGCGGTGA
- a CDS encoding NTP transferase domain-containing protein produces MSDLRTCAVIPAAGQGSRLGTGIPKIMLEIADGVTVWSLLLRRLRPWVEHIHVVLSPSGEGPFRRLAAEEIARGQVTVSVQATPTGMGDAVFGAAPYWLGYDAILVVWGDQANVSTATLGRVVRAHARTASPDRPGLVLPLVPLPDPYVEYEYDAATSRLLRVRMSREGDRCRPGGLGDVGVFCLGTRELTEAWNRFLADAVPGAVTGEINFLPFLTCLSRQGRPVTAVPVGDPDEARGINTPADLEFARTAYLRRAD; encoded by the coding sequence GTGAGTGACCTGCGTACCTGTGCGGTGATTCCGGCGGCCGGGCAGGGCAGCCGCCTCGGCACGGGAATCCCCAAGATCATGCTGGAGATCGCCGACGGTGTGACCGTCTGGTCCCTGCTCCTGCGCCGCCTGCGGCCATGGGTCGAGCACATCCACGTCGTGCTCTCCCCCAGCGGAGAGGGCCCGTTCCGGCGGCTCGCGGCCGAGGAGATCGCCCGCGGGCAGGTCACCGTGAGCGTCCAGGCCACGCCCACCGGCATGGGCGACGCCGTCTTCGGCGCGGCCCCGTACTGGCTAGGGTACGACGCCATCCTGGTGGTCTGGGGCGACCAGGCGAACGTGTCGACCGCGACGCTCGGACGGGTCGTGCGCGCTCATGCGCGGACGGCCTCGCCGGACCGGCCGGGACTCGTCCTCCCCCTGGTCCCGCTGCCCGACCCGTACGTCGAGTACGAGTACGACGCCGCGACCTCCAGGCTGCTGCGCGTACGGATGTCCCGCGAGGGCGACCGGTGCCGTCCGGGCGGGCTCGGCGACGTCGGCGTCTTCTGTCTCGGCACCCGCGAGCTCACGGAGGCATGGAACCGGTTCCTGGCAGACGCCGTTCCCGGGGCGGTCACCGGCGAGATCAACTTCCTGCCGTTCCTCACCTGTCTGTCCCGGCAGGGCCGGCCGGTGACCGCGGTGCCGGTCGGCGACCCGGACGAGGCGCGCGGCATCAACACTCCGGCCGACCTCGAGTTCGCCCGGACGGCCTACCTGCGGCGGGCGGACTGA
- a CDS encoding HAD family hydrolase — translation MSVVRVRTDVLSTDVARLVSTRRVWLCDLDGTLVDSSPVHEAAFREALAEIAPELLTSFSYGDHAGAGTREVVTTLGAAPADAERLIRRKQELYRERVEAGMVTLLPGARQLLERLTRTGRTLYLVTSGSRESVRRVLSAGALTGCFRAVLTSDEVACAKPDPRFYLHACRLWSLDPADCLVLEDSAHGVASALGAGLVTLQVHAALPAQGALPVRHLDQLIHLIDAETDDRE, via the coding sequence ATGAGCGTGGTCCGCGTCCGGACGGACGTCCTGTCCACCGACGTGGCGAGGCTGGTCTCCACCAGGCGAGTCTGGCTGTGCGACCTGGACGGCACGCTGGTGGACTCCTCTCCCGTCCACGAGGCGGCCTTCCGCGAGGCCCTCGCCGAGATCGCACCGGAACTGCTTACCTCCTTCAGCTACGGCGACCACGCGGGGGCCGGCACACGCGAGGTGGTGACCACGCTGGGCGCGGCCCCCGCGGACGCCGAGCGCCTGATCCGGCGCAAGCAGGAGCTGTACCGCGAACGCGTCGAGGCCGGCATGGTGACCCTCCTTCCCGGCGCCCGCCAACTCCTGGAGCGCCTGACCCGCACCGGCCGCACGCTCTACCTGGTCACCAGCGGCAGCCGTGAGTCGGTGCGGCGGGTGTTGTCGGCCGGCGCCCTGACCGGCTGTTTCCGAGCGGTGCTGACCTCCGACGAGGTCGCTTGCGCCAAGCCCGACCCTCGGTTCTACCTGCACGCCTGCCGGCTGTGGTCCCTCGACCCGGCCGACTGCCTCGTGCTGGAGGACTCCGCCCACGGGGTGGCCTCCGCCCTCGGCGCCGGGCTGGTGACCCTCCAGGTCCACGCGGCCCTGCCCGCTCAGGGGGCCCTGCCGGTACGGCATCTGGACCAGCTCATCCACCTCATCGACGCGGAGACGGACGACCGTGAGTGA
- a CDS encoding 2-phospho-L-lactate transferase CofD family protein gives MTVEHLEGAAAVLFSGGRGGSSIARGLVRTPGTTLSVVINGYDNGSSTGMLRRYLPGMLGPSDFRKNLLLHLDAGIPAQAAMIALLEHRLPPGATYHDLAAIVRALAARESAEGSPSDGIGGHQDRRMFAALPARTRAEAVRDLSFMTGRLGRDPEELALAGCALGNLLFAGAYLRLGEDFNAAVRACAATFRSPARLLNVTNGENAYLTALKQDGRILTDEADIVAPQCDTAITDLYLLREPVSPERRAELQALPAELVRPVLAGAAAEVTLNPEADHAIRDADLIVYGPGTPHSSLLPTYLTPGVADAVSDSRAAAKVFVVNIHDDHDVQGLGPRALVRRTLSYLGDPYNERRTVTHVLCHRATFAGAVDGGGWERARWIVTDLEDPERPGVHCGRRTLSALAGVVGTTAGETALVRTV, from the coding sequence ATGACCGTGGAACACCTCGAAGGAGCAGCCGCGGTGCTGTTCAGCGGCGGCCGCGGCGGGTCCAGCATCGCTCGTGGACTCGTACGAACGCCCGGGACCACCCTGTCGGTGGTGATCAACGGGTACGACAACGGGTCGTCCACCGGGATGCTCCGGCGCTACCTCCCCGGCATGCTGGGGCCGTCGGACTTCCGCAAGAACCTCCTGCTTCACCTCGACGCCGGCATCCCGGCGCAGGCGGCCATGATCGCCCTGCTGGAGCACCGGCTACCGCCGGGGGCGACCTACCACGACCTCGCCGCCATCGTCCGCGCGCTGGCGGCCCGGGAATCGGCGGAGGGTTCCCCGAGCGACGGCATCGGCGGTCATCAGGACCGGCGGATGTTCGCCGCGCTGCCGGCCCGGACGCGTGCCGAAGCGGTACGGGACCTGTCGTTCATGACGGGCCGGCTCGGCCGTGACCCCGAGGAGCTCGCCCTCGCCGGCTGCGCGCTGGGCAACCTGCTGTTCGCCGGGGCCTACCTGCGATTGGGCGAGGACTTCAACGCCGCGGTCCGCGCGTGCGCCGCGACCTTCCGGTCACCCGCCCGTCTGCTCAACGTGACGAACGGCGAGAACGCCTACCTGACCGCCCTCAAGCAGGACGGCCGCATCCTCACCGACGAGGCCGACATCGTCGCCCCTCAGTGCGACACCGCCATCACCGACCTGTACCTGCTGCGCGAGCCGGTCAGCCCGGAGCGCCGCGCCGAACTCCAGGCACTTCCCGCCGAACTCGTCCGGCCGGTTCTGGCCGGCGCGGCGGCCGAGGTGACGCTGAACCCCGAGGCGGACCACGCGATCCGCGACGCGGACCTCATCGTGTACGGTCCCGGGACACCGCACTCCTCGCTGCTGCCCACGTATCTCACTCCCGGCGTCGCGGACGCCGTCTCCGACAGCCGGGCCGCCGCCAAGGTCTTCGTCGTCAACATCCACGACGACCACGACGTCCAGGGGCTGGGCCCGCGTGCGCTCGTGCGGCGCACCCTGTCCTACTTGGGCGATCCGTACAACGAGCGGCGCACGGTGACCCACGTCCTGTGCCATCGGGCCACGTTCGCCGGCGCCGTGGACGGCGGCGGCTGGGAAAGGGCGCGCTGGATCGTGACGGACCTGGAGGATCCCGAGCGCCCAGGCGTGCACTGCGGCCGGCGCACCCTCTCCGCCCTCGCGGGCGTCGTGGGCACGACCGCCGGCGAGACGGCCCTGGTGAGGACCGTATGA